A DNA window from Novosphingobium sp. RL4 contains the following coding sequences:
- a CDS encoding N-formylglutamate amidohydrolase codes for MAKPSGENDSQQRVGGWIPGLPEIPAYVIDGSEPSAIPVLIAVPHAGRAYPASLLREMRQPEIAAVRLEDRYVDRIARSVARSTGAGLLVAQAPRAMIDLNRAPDDVDWEMVPRGSRPEGASLLPSRRARSGLGLVPRRLPGLGEIWRGRLERAALVDRLEGVHRPYHSALSQALTALRDRWGAALLLDFHSMPPLPVRLGSEPARFVIGDRFGAACHGSLVASAFSWFSAQGQEATHNRPYAGGYVLDRHGAPSEGVHAMQIEIDRSSYLDSRLLEPGDGMNAVTELLEGLVRRLAASVCDLVQDSGGKGWAQAAE; via the coding sequence ATGGCAAAACCTTCGGGCGAGAATGATTCGCAACAACGGGTCGGGGGCTGGATACCGGGCTTGCCGGAGATTCCGGCCTATGTGATCGATGGATCGGAGCCTTCCGCGATCCCCGTGCTGATCGCGGTTCCTCATGCGGGCCGGGCCTATCCGGCGTCGCTCCTGCGTGAGATGCGTCAGCCTGAAATTGCCGCAGTCCGGCTTGAAGATCGCTATGTCGATCGAATCGCGAGAAGCGTTGCACGGTCAACGGGGGCGGGGCTGCTCGTCGCTCAGGCTCCGCGCGCCATGATTGATCTCAACCGGGCGCCAGACGATGTGGATTGGGAAATGGTCCCGCGCGGTTCGCGGCCGGAAGGTGCGAGCCTCTTGCCGAGTCGCCGGGCGCGCAGCGGGCTGGGACTCGTCCCGCGCCGCCTTCCCGGTCTGGGGGAGATCTGGCGCGGGAGGCTTGAGCGCGCTGCGCTCGTCGATCGGCTGGAGGGGGTTCACCGGCCTTACCATTCCGCCTTGTCGCAGGCGCTGACGGCTCTGCGCGACCGCTGGGGTGCGGCCTTGCTGCTCGATTTCCATTCGATGCCGCCGCTGCCCGTGCGGCTGGGAAGCGAGCCGGCCCGTTTCGTTATCGGAGACCGCTTCGGTGCCGCCTGTCACGGCAGTCTGGTCGCTTCGGCATTTTCGTGGTTTTCAGCGCAGGGGCAGGAGGCAACTCATAACCGGCCCTATGCGGGCGGATATGTCCTCGACCGTCATGGCGCGCCGTCCGAGGGTGTCCATGCGATGCAGATCGAGATCGACCGGAGCAGCTATCTCGATTCGCGGCTGCTCGAGCCGGGTGACGGGATGAATGCGGTGACCGAACTGCTGGAAGGACTGGTGCGCCGCCTGGCGGCCTCGGTCTGCGATCTGGTGCAGGATTCGGGCGGCAAGGGCTGGGCGCAGGCCGCGGAATAG
- a CDS encoding SapC family protein, whose translation MATAPQNPALPLFYKDLVPLNSQQHATWKTRSTDKATWLVGVNSIPLTVEEFPQAQRHFPIIFTAGENPVPLILMGMNEGVNVYVDEDGTVNTPVYIPAYARRYPFMLARLRPDAEELSLCVDPTSDLVGEGEDGEALFNEAEPTEATKNMLKFCENFEIAGTKTANFMAELTKHNLLMDGELNIDIGTGQPFTYRGFQMVDENKLREMRGDVLRQWNQNGMLPLIYAHLFSLDLVRDIFGRQVSQGKGPQILPAA comes from the coding sequence ATGGCCACCGCGCCGCAGAATCCTGCCCTGCCCCTGTTCTACAAGGACCTCGTGCCGCTCAACTCGCAGCAGCACGCCACCTGGAAGACGCGTTCCACCGACAAGGCCACCTGGCTGGTCGGCGTGAACTCGATCCCGCTGACCGTCGAGGAATTCCCGCAGGCGCAGCGCCACTTCCCGATCATCTTCACCGCTGGCGAAAATCCGGTGCCGCTGATCCTGATGGGCATGAACGAAGGCGTGAACGTCTACGTCGACGAAGACGGCACCGTGAATACGCCGGTCTACATCCCCGCTTACGCACGCCGCTATCCGTTCATGCTGGCCCGTCTGCGCCCGGATGCCGAAGAACTCTCGCTCTGCGTCGACCCCACCAGCGATCTCGTCGGTGAAGGCGAGGACGGTGAAGCCCTCTTCAACGAGGCCGAGCCGACCGAAGCGACCAAGAACATGCTCAAGTTCTGCGAGAACTTCGAGATCGCCGGCACCAAGACCGCCAATTTCATGGCGGAGCTGACGAAGCACAACCTGCTGATGGACGGCGAGCTGAACATCGACATCGGCACCGGCCAGCCCTTCACCTATCGCGGCTTCCAGATGGTCGACGAAAACAAGCTGCGTGAAATGCGCGGCGACGTGCTGCGCCAGTGGAACCAGAACGGCATGCTGCCGCTGATTTACGCACACCTCTTCTCGCTCGATCTGGTGCGGGACATTTTCGGTCGTCAGGTTTCCCAGGGCAAGGGTCCGCAGATCCTCCCCGCCGCCTGA
- a CDS encoding FAD-binding oxidoreductase: MTNTDSFLAEATALLGPRGLTTDADLLAPWLTDWRGRYTGSAVAMASPANVPELAELVNICARFGVPIVPQGGNSGMSGGATPDGSGTALLLSLRRMNAIRTLDVEARQATCEAGVVLQTLHEAAEARDLRFPLSLGGKGSATVGGLISTNAGGTQVLRHGSMRALVLGLEAVLADGQVFSMLTPLKKDNRGFDLKQLLIGSEGTMGIVTAATLRLLPAIAERVVIWAGVPSLGAARKLLLHCERSAGEALEGFEVLPQACLDAVLDYLPDSRVPLSDRHAWHVLIEVVADRNAAATLRDRCESMMADAFEAELLEDAAMSSNESQAEAMWLLRESISPAERARGPAVQHDISVPVEKMPDFVETTAPMIEARWPGTEAIAFGHLGDGNVHYHVIAPDVTDGPAWQADQGKTISRYIHDLVTEWGGSISAEHGIGQLKRDELARLGDPAALSMLRAVKHALDPAGILNPGKLI, encoded by the coding sequence ATGACGAATACCGACAGCTTTCTTGCCGAAGCCACCGCCCTGCTTGGCCCTCGCGGCCTGACCACTGACGCGGACCTGCTTGCCCCCTGGCTCACCGACTGGCGCGGACGATATACCGGGAGCGCCGTGGCAATGGCCTCTCCCGCAAACGTCCCGGAACTGGCCGAGCTTGTGAATATCTGCGCCAGGTTCGGCGTTCCGATCGTTCCGCAAGGCGGCAACAGCGGCATGTCCGGAGGGGCAACGCCTGACGGCAGCGGAACTGCCCTGCTTCTTTCGCTGCGCCGGATGAATGCGATTCGCACGCTGGACGTCGAAGCGCGGCAGGCCACGTGCGAAGCCGGTGTCGTGCTCCAGACCCTTCATGAAGCGGCCGAAGCGCGGGACCTGCGCTTCCCCCTCTCGCTCGGCGGCAAGGGCTCGGCCACGGTGGGCGGACTGATTTCCACGAACGCCGGCGGCACGCAGGTTCTGCGGCACGGATCGATGCGCGCGCTTGTGCTGGGCCTCGAAGCCGTACTGGCCGACGGCCAGGTCTTCTCGATGCTTACGCCGCTCAAGAAGGACAATCGCGGGTTCGATCTCAAGCAATTGCTGATCGGCTCCGAAGGAACGATGGGCATCGTGACCGCGGCAACGCTGCGCCTGCTGCCCGCCATTGCCGAACGCGTCGTGATCTGGGCCGGCGTGCCCTCGCTCGGTGCGGCGCGCAAGCTCCTGCTCCACTGCGAGCGCTCTGCGGGAGAGGCACTGGAAGGCTTCGAGGTTCTGCCGCAAGCCTGCCTCGACGCCGTGCTCGATTATCTGCCCGACAGCCGCGTACCGCTTTCGGATCGCCACGCATGGCATGTCCTGATCGAGGTCGTGGCGGATCGCAACGCTGCCGCGACGCTGCGCGATCGCTGCGAATCGATGATGGCGGACGCATTCGAAGCCGAGCTTCTGGAAGACGCAGCCATGTCCAGCAACGAGTCCCAGGCCGAGGCCATGTGGCTGCTGCGCGAATCGATTTCCCCGGCCGAGCGCGCTCGCGGTCCGGCGGTGCAGCACGATATCTCCGTTCCCGTCGAGAAAATGCCGGACTTCGTGGAAACCACCGCCCCGATGATCGAGGCCAGGTGGCCCGGCACGGAAGCCATCGCTTTCGGCCACCTTGGCGATGGCAACGTCCATTACCATGTGATCGCGCCGGATGTGACCGACGGCCCCGCCTGGCAAGCCGACCAGGGCAAGACGATCAGCCGCTACATCCATGATCTCGTCACCGAATGGGGCGGCTCGATCTCGGCCGAGCACGGCATCGGCCAGCTCAAGCGCGACGAACTGGCCCGCCTCGGAGACCCTGCCGCGCTGTCCATGCTGCGCGCGGTGAAGCATGCCCTTGATCCCGCCGGAATCCTCAATCCCGGCAAGCTGATCTGA